From Zingiber officinale cultivar Zhangliang chromosome 5B, Zo_v1.1, whole genome shotgun sequence, the proteins below share one genomic window:
- the LOC121986637 gene encoding DEAD-box ATP-dependent RNA helicase 27-like, producing MEQIFKRLPKTRQTALFTATQTKQVEDFANLSFKEKPVYVGVDDGRSKVTVEGLQQGYCVVPSNKRFLVLYAFLKRNLSKKIMVFFSSCNSVKYHSELLRYIHVDCLDIHGKQKQQK from the exons ATGGAGCAAATATTTAAGCGGCTGCCAAAG ACAAGGCAAACTGCTCTATTTACAGCTACCCAAACTAAGCAG gTTGAGGATTTTGCAAACTTGTCATTTAAGGAAAAGCCTGTATATGTAGGTGTTGATGATGGAAGGTCGAAG GTGACCGTCGAAGGGTTGCAGCAGGGCTATTGTGTCGTGCCTAGCAATAAAAGGTTTCTGGTCTTGTATGCTTTTCTTAAGAGGAACCTTTCGAAGAAGATAATGGTCTTCTTCTCCTCATGCAATTCGGTCAAGTACCATTCTGAGCTTCTCAGATACATTCATGTCGATTGTCTCGATATCCATGGAAAGCAGAAGCAGCAGAAATGA